GGCCCGATGTTCAAGATGCGCCGCGACCCTCGGGTGACCCGGATCGGCCAGGTGCTGCGCCGCACCTCCGTCGACGAACTCCCGCAGCTCCTCAACGTTTTACGAGGTGACATGTCCCTGGTCGGCCCACGCCCTCCGCTGCCGGAGGAGGTCGCCCGCTACGACGAGCGGGAGCTGCGCCGGCTCGCCGTCCGGCCGGGGCTGACCGGGCTGTGGCAGGTCAGCGGGCGGTCGGACCTCTCCTGGCAGGAGACGGTCCGCCTCGACCTCTGGTACGTCGACAACTGGTCGGTCACCACGGACATGCGCCTGATCGCCCGTACGGTGCGCGCCGTCACCGACGGCCGCGGGGCGTACTGAATGGCGGGGGGAGAGATGCGGGGAGACCTGCCGCGCCGCGCCCGGCCCGCCCGTGGCTCAGGCGCGTGGCGGCAGCTGGCCGAGCCACCAGGCGTAGGTGCGGGCGATGCCGTCGCGGAGGGGGATCCGCGGCGTGAAGCCGAGCGAGGCCAGCCGCGAGACGTCGAGCAGCTTGCGCGGGGTGCCGTCGGGCTTGGAGGAGTCCCAGGCGATCTCACCCTGATAGCCCGTCACCTCTCGTACGGTTTCGGCCAGTTCCCGGATGGTGAGGTCCTCGCCGCAGCCTATGTTGACCGGATCGTCACCGTCGTAGGAGGACAGCAGCAGCGCGCAGGCGGCGGCCAGGTCGTCCACGTGCAGGAACTCGCGCCGGGGGCTGCCGGAGCCCCAGAGGGTGACCTCGGGCGCCCGGTCCCGTCCCGCCTCGTGGAACCGGCGGATCAGGGCGGGCAGCACATGCGAGGTCTCCAGGTCGAAGTTGTCCCCCGGCCCGTAGAGATTGGTGGGCATCGCGCTGATGTAGGAGGCGCCGTACTGCCGCCGGTAGGACTGGATCTGGACGATTCCGGCGATCTTGGCGAGCGCGTATGCCTCGTTGGTCGGCTCCAGCGGGCCGGTGAGGAGGGCGTCCTCGCGGATCGGCTGCGGCGCGCGCTTGGGGTAGATGCAGGACGAGCCGAGGAAGAGCAGCCGCCGTGTCCCGGCCGCGTGCGCGCCCGCGATCACGCTGAGCTGGATCCGCAGGTTGTCCTCCAGGAACTGCACCGGGCAGGTGCTGTTGGCCATGATGCCGCCGACCTTGGCCGCGGCCAGGACGACGGCGTCGGGGCGCACATCGCGCAGGAACGCCTCGGTGGCCGCCGCGTCGCGGAGATCGAGTCCGTCCCGGCCGCGGGTGACCACCTCGTGGCCGTCGGCGGTGAACCTGCGCACCAGCGCCGAACCGACGAGTCCGCGGTGGCCCGCGACGAATACGCGGGCACCGGGAGCGAGCAGGGAAGGGGCGGATTCCCGCGGGGCGCCGGGGAGTTCAGTCGTCATGGCTCGGATTGTGCCAGCGGCGGAGCGCCGGGGTGGCCTCTTGCCGCATAACCATACAGATCATGTGATTTCCCTGCGGCGCAGCTCCCCCGGGGAGCCCGGCGGGACCGCCCGGGGCCGTCACGGGGCATCCAGGTCCCGCGGCGGCCGGCCGCCGGGGCGTCCCGGCACGCGCGCGACGCCCCGGAGCGTCCCGGCACGACCACGGAGCGCACCACACGCCCACGGAGCGCACCACGCGCGCCGGGCGTCCAGAGGAAAAGGGGGGAGTTCGATGGCGAAGACCGCACTCATCACGGGGGTGACCGGGCAGGACGGCTCGTACCTGTCCGAGCTGCTGCTGGAGAAGGGGTACACCGTCCACGGCCTGATCCGGCGTTCGTCCAGCTTCAACACGGAGCGGATCGACCACATATACCAGGGGCCCGAGGAGGCGGACCGTTCGTTCGTCCTCCACCACGCCGATCTCTCCGACGGTGTCGCCCTGGTCAACCTGCTCCGGGACATCCGTCCCGACGAGGTGTACAACCTGGGCGCGCAGTCGCACGTCCGGGTCTCCTTCGACGCGCCCCTGTACACCGGCGACGTCACCGGCCTCGGCGCGATCCGCCTCCTGGAGGCGATCCGGGCCAGCGGGATCGAGACCCGGGTGTACCAGGCGTCGTCCTCCGAGATGTTCGGCGCGAGCCCTCCCCCGCAGAACGAGCGCACCCCGTTCCACCCGCGCAGCCCGTACAGCGTGGCGAAGGTGTACGCGTACTGGGCGACGGTCAACTACCGTGAGGCGTACGACATGTTCGCGGTCAACGGCATCCTCTTCAACCACGAGTCGCCGCGCCGCGGGGAGACCTTCGTGACCCGCAAGATCACCCGCGGGGTCGCCAGGATCAAGGCGGGGCTCCAGGACCGGCTGCATCTGGGCAACCTCGACGCCGTACGCGACTGGGGGTACGCGCCGGAGTACGTGGAGGCGATGTGGCGGATGCTCCAGCGCGACGTCCCGGACGACTACGTGGTGGCCACCGGGGAGGGGGTCAGCGTCCGGCGGTTCCTGGAGTACGCCTTCGAGCACGCGGGCCTGGACTGGGCGGAGCACGTCCGCTACGACCCGAAGTACGAGCGCCCCAGCGAGGTCGACGCGCTCATCGGGGACGCGTCCAAGGCGGAGGAACTGCTGGGCTGGAAGTCCGAGGTGAGGTCGCGGGAGCTGGCCAGGATCATGGTCGACGCGGACGTCAGACTGCTGGCCGACCAGCTCACCGGCGCGGCCGTGCGGGTGGACCGGTGAGAGGGCCGGGACGCCCCGGACGCCTCGGGCGTCCCGGCCCCGCGGGCCCCCGCGCGGGCGGGCGGCCCGCCGGCGCCCATCGGGGTGCGGACGTCCGGCGCGGCGCGGGAGCCGCGGCCCGGGTCCGCGCGGGTGTGCGCGCCACCGTCCCCGCCCCGGCGGTCCGGGTGCTCAGGAGCGCCCGGACCGCCTTCCGGACATCCTCGGACCCGGCGGGTCCGGCCGAGGAGCACAGCACCGTGCCGGTCACCGGCACGTGGACCGAGTCGTCGGTCACCCACAACTCCCGGCCGGCGCTCGCCGCGACCGCGCCGGGAACCGTCACCGGCGCGTCGTCGGCCTCCACCGGACCGGCCTCCACCGGCCGTCCGGCGGAGCCGGACGCGACGGCACCGGACGGGGCCCTGGGCTCCGTCCTCTCTCTCGCCCGGACCGGCAGCGGGACGGACCGTCCGCGCATCCGGCCGGGCGGGGCGTCCGCGGCCTGGAGGCCGCAGCTCGTTCTCACCTTCGGAGCTGAACAATGAACGCACGTACGAGGCGGACAGGGATCGGGAGACGGCGCCGGGTACGCGCCGCGACCGCCGCGCTCTCCCTGCTCGCCGGAGCGCTGACCGCGACCGCGGCAGGCGCGGCGCCGGCGGCGGCGCTCACGCCACCGGTGGCGATCACCGCCGACGATCTCACCACCTGGCAGACCAACGGCATCGTCTGGTCGATGGCCGCCACGGACGGTGTCGTGTACGCCGGCGGGACCTTCTCCACGATCCGCCCGCCGGACGCGGCGGCGGGCACCTCGGAGCAGCCCGCGGTGAACTTCGCCGCGTTCGACGCGGCGACCGGCACGCCCACGGGATGCACCCTGTCGTTCACCATGTCCTCCGGCACCGCCACCGTGCGGGCGCTGGCTCTGTCGCCCGACGGGCGGACCCTGTACGCGGGCGGGCAGTTCGGGTCGGTGAACGGGGAGGGCTTCAGCAACATCGCGGCGATCGACACCGCGACCTGCGCCCCCCGTACCGACTTCAAGATCGCCGTCACGGCGACGGTACGGGCCCTGGACGTCGCCGCGAACGGCACGGTCTACCTGGGCGGCGACTTCAACAGCGTCGGCGGCCAGACCCGGAACAAGTTCGCCGCGCTCACCCCGGACGCCGGTCTGCTGCCGTGGACGGCCAACGCCGACGAGGTGGCCCGGGCCGTCCAGGTCACCCCCGACGGGCGGCACGTGGCGCTGGGCGGTGACTTCTTCACCGTCAACGGCACCTCCTCGCACGCCCTGGCCGTGGTGGACGCCACCACCGGC
This DNA window, taken from Streptomyces nitrosporeus, encodes the following:
- the gmd gene encoding GDP-mannose 4,6-dehydratase; the encoded protein is MAKTALITGVTGQDGSYLSELLLEKGYTVHGLIRRSSSFNTERIDHIYQGPEEADRSFVLHHADLSDGVALVNLLRDIRPDEVYNLGAQSHVRVSFDAPLYTGDVTGLGAIRLLEAIRASGIETRVYQASSSEMFGASPPPQNERTPFHPRSPYSVAKVYAYWATVNYREAYDMFAVNGILFNHESPRRGETFVTRKITRGVARIKAGLQDRLHLGNLDAVRDWGYAPEYVEAMWRMLQRDVPDDYVVATGEGVSVRRFLEYAFEHAGLDWAEHVRYDPKYERPSEVDALIGDASKAEELLGWKSEVRSRELARIMVDADVRLLADQLTGAAVRVDR
- a CDS encoding GDP-L-fucose synthase family protein, with the protein product MTTELPGAPRESAPSLLAPGARVFVAGHRGLVGSALVRRFTADGHEVVTRGRDGLDLRDAAATEAFLRDVRPDAVVLAAAKVGGIMANSTCPVQFLEDNLRIQLSVIAGAHAAGTRRLLFLGSSCIYPKRAPQPIREDALLTGPLEPTNEAYALAKIAGIVQIQSYRRQYGASYISAMPTNLYGPGDNFDLETSHVLPALIRRFHEAGRDRAPEVTLWGSGSPRREFLHVDDLAAACALLLSSYDGDDPVNIGCGEDLTIRELAETVREVTGYQGEIAWDSSKPDGTPRKLLDVSRLASLGFTPRIPLRDGIARTYAWWLGQLPPRA